The Rhineura floridana isolate rRhiFlo1 chromosome 15, rRhiFlo1.hap2, whole genome shotgun sequence genome window below encodes:
- the LOC133370808 gene encoding trophoblast glycoprotein-like yields MTPRAPLGAILGSWGLFFLFVAPLSCHLCPSPCECSEPARTVKCVQKELTSIPAGIPGYTRNLFITGNRIACIGSQDLQGLPNLVTLSLANNRINTIESQAFSTLQNLRYLDLSHNLLATIHSNAFNARNNSIWELNLSHSLYNSSAIRPVAAALAQGGFQKLSRLELPSNEIVYLPRGMLSSLSKLEHLDLRNNSLVDIKNSTFAGLDLKYLDLTLNAFKTLRSEALSVLGRQPHLRLFLKDNPFVCNCDIEDLVSWLNRSQRVVDVEKLACVFPQELKNTSLVVLAKVDLECPSSQLGENVLQTSYAALGVVLGIIGVIFLFVLYLNRKGIKTWMNSMRDTCQSLMEEYQYRYEIDSDHHITQVSALDV; encoded by the exons ATGACCCCTCGGGCCCCTCTCGGTGCCATTCTGGGCTCCTGGGGGCTCTTCTTCCTCTTTGTTGCCCCCCTCTCCTGCCACCTGTGCCCAAGCCCTTGTGAGTGCTCGGAACCAGCCCGCACCGTCAAGTGTGTCCAGAAGGAGCTGACTTCCATCCCAGCTGGCATTCCTGGGTATACCCGCAACCTCTTCATAACTGGCAACCGGATCGCCTGCATCGgcagccaggacctccaagggcTCCCCAATCTGGTCACACTCTCACTGGCCAACAACAG GATTAACACCATCGAGTCCCAGGCCTTCTCTACTCTCCAGAACCTGCGTTACTTGGACCTGAGTCATAATCTTTTGGCCACCATCCATTCCAATGCTTTCAATGCTAGGAACAACTCCATCTGGGAGCTGAACCTAAGTCACTCACTGTACAACTCCTCTGCCATCCGCCCTGTGGCGGCTGCCTTGGCCCAAGGGGGCTTCCAGAAGCTCTCCAGGTTGGAGCTCCCCAGCAATGAGATTGTCTACTTGCCCCGGGGCATGCTCTCCAGCCTCTCTAAGCTTGAGCATTTAGACTTGAGGAATAACTCCTTAGTGGACATCAAGAACTCCACCTTTGCTGGCCTTGACCTTAAGTACCTTGATTTGACCTTGAATGCCTTCAAGACCCTGAGGAGTGAAGCGTTGTCTGTCCTCGGGAGGCAGCCGCACCTCCGCCTCTTCCTGAAGGACAATCCCTTTGTATGCAACTGTGACATTGAAGACTTGGTGAGCTGGCTGAACCGGAGCCAGCGGGTGGTGGATGTGGAGAAGCTTGCTTGTGTCTTCCCTCAGGAACTGAAGAATACTTCCCTCGTGGTACTGGCCAAGGTGGACCTGGAGTGCCCCTCTAGCCAGCTTGGCGAAAATGTTCTCCAGACCTCTTACGCTGCCTTAGGTGTGGTCCTAGGAATCATTGGTGTCATCTTCCTGTTTGTGCTTTATCTGAATCGTAAGGGCATCAAGACGTGGATGAACAGCATGAGGGATACCTGCCAGAGTCTGATGGAGGAGTATCAGTATCGCTATGAAATAGACTCTGATCACCATATCACGCAGGTCTCGGCACTGGACGTATAA